Proteins from a genomic interval of Desulfurellaceae bacterium:
- a CDS encoding peroxiredoxin — translation MPVEEGKAAPAFRLKDAEGKPVSLKDFRGRDVILYFYPKDNTPGCTKEACGFRDVWHAIQERRATVLGISPDSQASHQQFVTKHRLPFSLLCDPDKKVMTKYGAYGEKTLYGKKTLGVIRSTVWVGPDGKVKKHWKKVAKAADHPRRVLEALLQDG, via the coding sequence ATGCCGGTCGAAGAAGGCAAAGCCGCCCCGGCCTTCCGTCTCAAAGATGCGGAAGGGAAGCCGGTCTCGCTCAAAGATTTCAGAGGCCGGGATGTCATCCTGTACTTCTATCCCAAGGACAACACCCCCGGCTGTACCAAAGAAGCCTGCGGTTTTCGCGATGTCTGGCACGCTATCCAGGAGCGACGGGCGACCGTGCTCGGCATCTCTCCCGACAGTCAAGCCTCACACCAACAGTTTGTCACCAAACACCGGCTGCCGTTTTCGCTGCTGTGCGACCCCGACAAGAAAGTCATGACCAAGTACGGGGCCTACGGTGAGAAAACGCTGTACGGCAAAAAGACGCTGGGCGTCATCCGCTCGACCGTCTGGGTAGGACCGGACGGCAAAGTGAAAAAGCACTGGAAGAAAGTCGCCAAAGCCGCGGACCACCCGCGCAGAGTGTTGGAGGCCCTGCTCCAAGACGGGTGA